Below is a window of Shinella sp. PSBB067 DNA.
CCCTTGGTCCCCTCCCCGCACAGGCGATAGCCGGCGGTGCGGTTGTCCTTGCTCCAGATCGCCTTGGTCGGCGCGAAGGTGCCGGCGACGAAGCGCTTGTAGGAATTGATGTAGGGCGCGAGGAAATAGGTGATCTCGCTGGCATGGGCGAGCAGGCCCGCCACATACATGCGCATCATCTCCGACATGCCGTACTTCGCGTCCTTGTCGAAGAACTTCGCTTCCCTGCCGTCGAGGCTCCAGAGCGACTGGTGGATGTGCGAGGAGGAGCCGGCGGCGTTGTAGTTCCACTTGGCGAGGAACGTCACGGCCTTGCCGCGCTGCCAGGCGATCTCCTTGGTGGCGTTCTTGATGATCGAGTGCCGGTCCGCCATCGCCAGCGCCTCGGCATAGCGCACGTTGATCTCCTCCTGGCCGGGCGAAGCCTCGCCCTTGGAGTTCTCGACGGGAATGCCCGCGCCCTGCAGGCCGTTGCGCAGCGCCCGCATGACATCCTCCTCCTTGGTGGTCTGGAAGATGTGGTAATCCTCGTTGTAGCCGCTGACGGGCTGCAGGTCGCGATAGCCGCTCTCGCGGGCATGGTCGTAGGTCTGGTCGAACAGGTAGAATTCCAGCTCGCTCGCCATGAAGGGCTTGAGGCCCATCGCCTCCAGGCGCTTGACCTGTTTCTTCAGGATCGCGCGCGGCGAATGCGGCACTTCCTCGTGGGTGTGATGGTCGAGCACATCGCAGAGCACCAGCGCGGTGCCTTCGAGCCACGGCAGCTTGCGCAGCGTCGCAAGGTCCGGCTTCATCGTGTAGTCGCCGTAGCCGGCCGCCCAGCTCGTCGACTTGTAGCCCGGCACCGTCTCCATCTCCATGTCGGTCGCCAGCAGGTAGTTGCAGCTATGCGTCTCCTCATAGGCGCCCTCGACGAAATACTGCGCGTGGAAACGCTTGCCCATCAGGCGCCCCTGCATGTCCACGAG
It encodes the following:
- a CDS encoding glutamine synthetase family protein, with translation MTVTYTFDDLKKDVAEGRIDTVLACLVDMQGRLMGKRFHAQYFVEGAYEETHSCNYLLATDMEMETVPGYKSTSWAAGYGDYTMKPDLATLRKLPWLEGTALVLCDVLDHHTHEEVPHSPRAILKKQVKRLEAMGLKPFMASELEFYLFDQTYDHARESGYRDLQPVSGYNEDYHIFQTTKEEDVMRALRNGLQGAGIPVENSKGEASPGQEEINVRYAEALAMADRHSIIKNATKEIAWQRGKAVTFLAKWNYNAAGSSSHIHQSLWSLDGREAKFFDKDAKYGMSEMMRMYVAGLLAHASEITYFLAPYINSYKRFVAGTFAPTKAIWSKDNRTAGYRLCGEGTKGIRIECRVGGSDLNPYLAMAALLAAGIAGIEGRFELEAPFEGDAYGGKDIREIPRTLRGAAEALKTSDMLREAFGDDVVDHYVRAAEWEQEEYDRRITDWEVARGFERA